A genomic region of Gemmata massiliana contains the following coding sequences:
- a CDS encoding uracil-DNA glycosylase: MSANGAIDLVQQVRAHLESLRAAGVLLVPRGERLAPRRLVAPPVSVAPVEVAPNAPNPVETRRQELTVLAKEIENCDKCSELFAVRTQPVFGAGPLDPEVAFVGDAPGSEEDAQGEPFVGKGGQLLRRIIAACQLPSSQEYLLNIIKCRPPRNRAPTMAECGNCRDFFRRQFELVNPKYVVALGLTASKLLTGKNLTVSALRGQVHEYRGVPLICTHHPNDIEKDTTERVKRETWEDMKLLLRTMGRSVPGAK, encoded by the coding sequence ATGTCGGCGAACGGTGCGATCGATCTGGTTCAGCAGGTGCGGGCGCACCTCGAATCGCTTCGCGCGGCGGGAGTATTGCTCGTGCCGCGTGGCGAGCGTCTTGCTCCCCGTCGCCTCGTTGCACCGCCGGTATCTGTTGCGCCCGTTGAGGTCGCGCCGAATGCCCCCAACCCGGTTGAAACGCGGCGCCAAGAGCTGACCGTTCTTGCGAAGGAAATCGAGAACTGCGACAAGTGCAGCGAACTGTTCGCGGTCCGCACGCAGCCGGTGTTCGGGGCCGGGCCGCTCGATCCAGAGGTCGCGTTCGTCGGGGACGCTCCCGGGTCCGAAGAGGACGCGCAGGGCGAGCCGTTCGTCGGTAAGGGCGGGCAGTTACTTCGGCGCATCATTGCCGCGTGTCAGTTGCCGTCGTCGCAAGAGTACCTGCTCAACATCATCAAGTGCCGGCCGCCGCGGAACCGCGCGCCGACGATGGCGGAGTGCGGTAACTGTCGCGACTTCTTCCGTCGGCAGTTCGAGTTGGTTAACCCCAAGTATGTCGTGGCTCTGGGACTCACGGCATCGAAGTTACTCACCGGGAAGAACCTCACGGTGAGCGCGCTGCGCGGGCAGGTTCACGAGTACCGCGGGGTGCCTTTGATTTGTACGCACCACCCGAACGACATCGAGAAGGATACGACCGAGCGCGTGAAGCGCGAGACGTGGGAAGATATGAAATTGCTACTGCGCACGATGGGCCGGTCGGTGCCGGGCGCGAAGTAG
- a CDS encoding serine/threonine-protein kinase → MPATVKNARLPSVPRYEFGAAIGSGGMGTVYRALDRTTKGLVAIKVLRTKISENHSVHQRLFQEFRAATQLEHPNIVRALDIGIDGSISYLVYELVEGANLGDRIVAAGKVSEAEAVRVITQVAQALHYAHLHQVVHRDIKPDNILVLPDGRAKLTDFGLAKDYNNDLDLTSHASALGTPNFMAPEQFGNAKAADARCDVYALGATLYNAVTGKLPFHAKFPLAILARKEKETLSARSVVPELSERVDAAIRSALHVDPDQRPQSCLEFFKLLTTRSKFETDVPDLSTLQYKKTAGPSDRRGCIRHALDMGTCGVIDTSATGTGNPESEEMWPLVVRDVSTSGLGVLLARRFEPGTELTIEFLTGESDVSRLEVRVVRIEPEKAGHWIHGCAFKNNLSDDELEDLIKFA, encoded by the coding sequence ATGCCCGCGACAGTCAAAAACGCCCGACTGCCGTCCGTGCCCCGTTACGAGTTCGGCGCCGCGATCGGTTCCGGCGGCATGGGGACCGTGTACCGCGCCCTCGACCGTACCACCAAAGGGTTGGTTGCGATCAAGGTGCTGCGGACCAAAATCTCCGAAAACCACTCCGTTCACCAGCGACTGTTCCAAGAGTTCCGCGCCGCGACCCAACTCGAACACCCGAACATCGTCCGCGCGCTCGACATCGGGATCGACGGCTCCATCAGCTACCTCGTGTACGAACTGGTCGAGGGCGCCAACCTCGGCGACCGGATCGTGGCCGCGGGCAAGGTCTCCGAGGCCGAAGCGGTCCGGGTCATCACGCAGGTGGCCCAGGCGCTCCACTACGCGCACCTGCACCAGGTCGTCCACCGCGACATCAAACCGGACAACATCCTCGTGCTGCCGGACGGGCGCGCGAAGCTCACTGACTTCGGGCTGGCGAAGGACTACAACAACGACCTCGACTTGACGAGCCACGCCAGCGCGCTGGGCACGCCGAACTTCATGGCCCCGGAGCAGTTCGGAAACGCGAAAGCCGCCGACGCCCGGTGCGACGTGTACGCACTCGGAGCGACGCTTTACAACGCGGTGACCGGGAAACTGCCGTTCCACGCGAAGTTCCCGCTCGCGATCCTCGCGCGCAAAGAGAAAGAAACGCTCTCCGCGCGGTCCGTGGTGCCCGAACTGAGCGAGCGCGTGGACGCGGCTATTCGGAGCGCGCTGCACGTTGATCCGGACCAGCGCCCCCAATCGTGCCTGGAGTTCTTCAAGCTGCTCACCACGCGGTCGAAGTTCGAGACCGATGTGCCGGACCTGAGCACACTCCAGTACAAGAAAACGGCCGGCCCGAGCGACCGCCGCGGCTGCATCCGGCACGCGCTGGATATGGGTACGTGCGGCGTGATCGACACCTCGGCCACGGGAACCGGGAACCCCGAGAGCGAGGAGATGTGGCCGCTGGTGGTTCGTGACGTATCGACGAGCGGGTTGGGCGTGCTCCTCGCGCGCCGGTTCGAGCCGGGAACCGAACTGACGATCGAGTTTCTGACGGGTGAATCCGACGTGTCGCGCCTCGAAGTGCGCGTGGTCCGCATTGAGCCGGAAAAGGCCGGCCACTGGATTCACGGGTGCGCGTTCAAGAACAATCTGAGTGACGACGAACTCGAAGACCTGATCAAGTTCGCCTGA
- a CDS encoding class I SAM-dependent methyltransferase — MSYAHFMTHRVLPSATDLAKLFALKYGDPATTGPNPRRRHAHNYFLPADVYEATVANAVFPDCAWLDVGGGASPFPDNAKLAGELAARTSHFVGVDPSANVFDNPYTHEKHQAFIEDYTASAPFDLATLRMVAEHVTAPTAVINALARLVKPGGLAIVFTVDLWSPVTVVSRVVPFDLHYPVKKLLWGGEEKDTFPTAYRMNTRRDLKRLFARGGFCESEFAWVDDCSALSRFPLLNTVELVTRNALRKVALRYPECNLLGVYCRK, encoded by the coding sequence ATGTCCTACGCTCACTTCATGACTCACCGCGTGCTCCCCTCCGCCACCGACCTCGCCAAGTTATTCGCGCTCAAGTACGGCGATCCCGCCACAACGGGTCCGAACCCGCGGCGCCGGCACGCTCACAATTACTTCCTGCCCGCGGACGTGTATGAAGCGACCGTCGCGAACGCGGTGTTTCCCGACTGTGCCTGGCTCGACGTCGGAGGAGGAGCAAGCCCGTTTCCTGATAACGCCAAGCTCGCGGGCGAGCTCGCGGCCCGCACAAGTCACTTCGTAGGGGTCGATCCCAGCGCGAACGTCTTCGACAATCCGTACACGCACGAGAAGCATCAGGCGTTCATCGAAGACTACACCGCCTCCGCGCCTTTCGATCTCGCAACGCTCCGAATGGTCGCAGAGCACGTCACCGCGCCGACCGCAGTTATTAACGCACTCGCGCGACTCGTGAAGCCCGGCGGACTGGCGATCGTTTTCACAGTCGACCTGTGGTCGCCGGTTACGGTGGTGTCGCGTGTGGTCCCGTTCGACCTGCACTACCCGGTGAAGAAGCTGCTTTGGGGCGGCGAGGAAAAGGACACGTTCCCAACCGCGTACCGGATGAACACGCGCCGCGATCTCAAGCGCTTGTTCGCTCGGGGTGGGTTCTGCGAATCGGAGTTCGCGTGGGTGGATGATTGCTCCGCGCTCTCGCGCTTCCCGCTCTTAAACACTGTGGAATTGGTGACCCGGAACGCGCTACGAAAAGTGGCGCTGCGCTACCCCGAATGCAACTTGCTGGGTGTTTATTGCCGGAAGTGA
- a CDS encoding MBL fold metallo-hydrolase, translating to MLKRLALLASVGAAFAVVVYASADKAADESKQLPVPEMKFNDVKEIAPGVFFRYSSIAANDPKIPFGGSNHTWVVFKDYVVVIDANFPKEAADVIADIKKTTKKPIKYVLDTHHHGDHAYGNTIWAKEGAQIVAHKNAARLLKANGPKQWEDAAKDRKDIKDNELKQVDISFDDKFELKDETQHVVFMHFGHSHTSGDASAYLPKHKILCTGDACVNGAFNYMGHSNSASWIKCLEAMGKLEIDLICPGHGKVARKDLLAKETRYFTELRAAVKKGIDDKKSVEEITKGLDFPWYKEWTGVGVAETDMNKDSVKHVYNELMGKIDHDRLGAAPSPLDWRTAPTGVAAK from the coding sequence ATGTTGAAGCGCCTCGCGTTACTCGCGTCCGTCGGAGCCGCGTTCGCCGTTGTCGTGTACGCCTCCGCGGACAAAGCGGCCGATGAGTCCAAGCAGTTGCCCGTACCCGAGATGAAGTTCAACGACGTCAAGGAAATCGCGCCGGGCGTCTTCTTCCGCTACTCGTCCATCGCCGCCAACGACCCGAAGATCCCGTTCGGCGGGAGCAACCACACCTGGGTCGTCTTCAAAGATTACGTCGTGGTGATTGATGCGAACTTCCCGAAGGAAGCCGCCGACGTGATCGCGGACATCAAGAAGACCACGAAGAAGCCCATCAAGTACGTCCTGGACACCCACCACCACGGCGACCACGCCTACGGCAACACCATCTGGGCAAAAGAGGGCGCGCAGATCGTCGCGCACAAGAACGCCGCCCGGTTGCTGAAGGCGAACGGCCCGAAGCAGTGGGAGGACGCCGCGAAGGACCGCAAGGACATCAAGGACAACGAACTCAAGCAGGTGGACATTTCCTTCGACGACAAGTTCGAGCTGAAGGACGAAACGCAGCACGTCGTCTTCATGCACTTCGGGCACAGCCACACGTCGGGCGACGCGAGCGCGTACCTGCCGAAGCACAAGATCCTCTGCACCGGCGACGCCTGCGTGAACGGCGCGTTCAACTACATGGGCCACTCCAACTCCGCGAGCTGGATCAAGTGCCTCGAAGCAATGGGCAAACTGGAAATCGATCTCATCTGCCCCGGGCACGGGAAAGTAGCCCGCAAAGACCTGCTCGCGAAGGAGACGCGGTACTTCACCGAACTCCGCGCCGCAGTGAAGAAGGGGATCGATGACAAGAAGTCGGTCGAAGAGATCACAAAGGGCCTGGACTTCCCGTGGTACAAGGAGTGGACCGGCGTCGGCGTGGCGGAAACGGACATGAACAAGGATAGCGTCAAGCACGTGTACAACGAGCTGATGGGCAAGATCGACCACGACCGACTCGGCGCGGCCCCCTCCCCGCTCGACTGGCGCACGGCCCCCACGGGCGTCGCGGCCAAGTAG
- a CDS encoding TIGR03067 domain-containing protein: protein MRVPLLAALTTIALALAPAHGADDAAEKELKRFQGEWKVVELTKDGETRKGDKLKDQVWSFKGDKLVPLDNKDDTATIKIDPSKKPAALDIIDKSSDRVESIYKFTGDDKLTICGHTDGKRPTEFASKKGSGAMLFVLERVKK, encoded by the coding sequence GTGCGCGTTCCCCTTCTCGCTGCCCTGACCACCATCGCCCTCGCCCTCGCCCCGGCCCACGGAGCGGACGACGCCGCAGAAAAGGAGCTGAAGCGGTTCCAGGGTGAGTGGAAAGTGGTCGAACTAACGAAAGACGGCGAGACGCGGAAGGGCGATAAGCTCAAGGACCAAGTTTGGTCGTTTAAGGGTGACAAGCTGGTCCCGCTCGACAACAAAGACGACACGGCCACGATCAAGATCGACCCGAGCAAAAAGCCGGCAGCGCTGGACATCATCGACAAGAGCAGCGACCGGGTCGAGAGCATTTACAAGTTCACCGGAGACGACAAGCTCACGATCTGCGGGCACACGGACGGCAAGCGCCCGACCGAGTTCGCGTCGAAAAAAGGCTCCGGGGCCATGCTGTTCGTGCTGGAGCGCGTCAAGAAGTGA
- a CDS encoding M6 family metalloprotease domain-containing protein: MTHTRCLTLGTFASLSVLLLAGAGRAEPEVAPFPTPGGYKTVKTAKTIKDSPTTSSSFNLAAGYLGVMVGEKGGRPVIEALAPDSPAEEAGLREGDVVLKLGGETATTAAWVRDVLRSKFAGDSIAFTVSRGGSSKTITTKLKAATSPMAAEAGGGGGKGMGWDDRLPRSWRKPTYNLAIIGVEYPDVKHNPKIEDQSWEDSMFSLGTYKDKNATGQQVFGSMNDYYKELSYGTFKINGKFVGWVEASKKRMDYSSGSGTSAGEKKALLTEALDLYTKKAGKDALKEFDGVFFLYAGGRVQTTRGGLYWPHRANVSYGGRNLPYFIVQEGGSTMNDISVFCHEFGHMLGLPDLYARPELPGSEGVGQWCAMSNQIGNGRPQHFSAWSKEVLGWVKPTVIDPSVKQKLILSPIENDPSQCFKIKVRPDGSEYFLLEVRKKTGWDEKLPGEGLLVWRVVNNKPVLEESHGVEGARGPNVHLSSVPYPSAANDSFTPYTIPSSKSQLGGGSTVYITNIRRLPDGRVTFHIGYDYQ, translated from the coding sequence ATGACGCACACTCGCTGCCTCACACTCGGAACGTTCGCATCGCTGTCGGTTTTGTTGCTGGCCGGAGCGGGCCGGGCGGAACCCGAAGTCGCCCCGTTCCCCACCCCGGGCGGCTACAAGACGGTGAAAACCGCCAAGACGATCAAAGATTCGCCCACAACGTCGAGTTCGTTCAATCTCGCGGCCGGGTACCTCGGCGTGATGGTGGGCGAAAAGGGCGGGCGCCCGGTGATCGAGGCGCTCGCGCCCGATTCGCCGGCCGAAGAAGCCGGGTTGCGCGAGGGTGACGTGGTGCTCAAACTCGGCGGCGAGACCGCGACGACCGCCGCGTGGGTACGAGACGTTCTGCGGAGCAAGTTTGCCGGCGATTCGATCGCGTTCACCGTGTCCCGGGGCGGTAGCTCCAAGACCATCACGACCAAGTTGAAAGCCGCAACCAGTCCGATGGCGGCCGAGGCGGGCGGTGGAGGTGGGAAGGGCATGGGCTGGGACGACCGGCTGCCGCGTTCGTGGCGCAAGCCCACTTACAACCTCGCCATCATCGGGGTCGAGTACCCGGACGTGAAGCACAACCCGAAGATCGAGGACCAGTCCTGGGAAGACTCGATGTTCAGCCTGGGGACGTACAAGGATAAGAACGCGACCGGGCAACAGGTCTTCGGCAGCATGAACGACTACTACAAGGAACTCAGTTACGGCACGTTCAAGATCAACGGGAAGTTCGTGGGGTGGGTGGAAGCGTCCAAGAAGCGCATGGACTACTCCAGCGGCAGTGGCACCAGCGCCGGAGAGAAGAAGGCACTGCTGACCGAGGCGCTCGACCTGTACACGAAGAAGGCCGGGAAGGACGCGCTCAAGGAGTTCGACGGGGTGTTCTTCCTGTACGCGGGCGGCCGCGTGCAGACCACGCGGGGCGGGCTGTACTGGCCGCACCGGGCCAACGTGAGCTACGGCGGGCGCAACCTCCCGTACTTCATCGTGCAGGAGGGCGGGAGCACGATGAACGACATCAGCGTGTTCTGCCACGAGTTCGGTCACATGCTCGGGCTGCCGGACCTGTACGCCCGGCCCGAACTGCCGGGGAGCGAGGGCGTGGGGCAGTGGTGCGCGATGTCCAACCAGATCGGCAACGGGCGCCCGCAGCACTTCAGCGCGTGGAGCAAGGAAGTGCTCGGGTGGGTGAAGCCGACCGTGATCGACCCGAGCGTGAAGCAGAAGCTGATCCTGTCGCCGATCGAGAACGACCCGTCGCAGTGCTTCAAGATCAAGGTGCGGCCCGACGGGAGCGAGTATTTCCTGCTGGAAGTGCGCAAGAAGACGGGGTGGGACGAGAAGCTACCGGGCGAGGGGCTGCTGGTCTGGCGCGTGGTGAACAACAAGCCGGTTTTGGAAGAGTCCCACGGCGTTGAAGGCGCACGCGGACCGAACGTTCACCTGAGTTCGGTACCGTACCCCAGCGCGGCGAACGACAGCTTCACGCCGTACACGATCCCGTCGAGTAAGAGCCAGTTGGGGGGCGGTTCGACCGTGTACATCACCAACATTCGCCGGCTACCCGACGGTCGCGTGACGTTCCACATCGGTTACGACTACCAGTAA
- a CDS encoding RNA polymerase sigma factor: MSDGDPWHERAIRDAVLAGDATAWRQWFDAHYERLADYVRWRCGGLRDLTDDVLQETWLTAVRRVRAFDPARGAFFQWLCGIASNAARNAIRSRYRRNARFRPLAPGDDRPCPDARAEIEKAERVAAALAALPDHYEAVLRAKYLDRQTADEIAAARNDSPKAVESLLARARQAFRAIYENGHE; encoded by the coding sequence ATGAGCGACGGCGACCCTTGGCACGAGCGGGCGATCCGCGACGCGGTCCTGGCCGGCGACGCGACCGCGTGGCGCCAGTGGTTCGATGCGCACTACGAGCGCCTCGCCGATTACGTCCGCTGGCGCTGCGGCGGGTTGCGTGACCTGACGGACGACGTGCTCCAGGAGACGTGGTTGACGGCCGTTCGGCGGGTGCGTGCATTCGACCCGGCGCGCGGCGCGTTCTTCCAATGGCTCTGCGGGATCGCGTCCAACGCCGCCCGCAACGCGATCCGTTCCCGGTACCGACGGAACGCGCGATTCCGACCGCTCGCACCGGGCGACGACCGCCCCTGTCCTGATGCACGAGCCGAAATCGAAAAGGCCGAGCGCGTAGCCGCAGCGCTCGCGGCGCTACCCGACCACTACGAAGCCGTGTTGCGGGCCAAGTACCTCGACCGGCAAACGGCCGACGAGATAGCCGCCGCACGCAACGATTCGCCCAAAGCAGTGGAATCTCTGCTCGCACGCGCCCGACAAGCGTTCCGCGCGATTTACGAGAACGGCCATGAGTGA
- a CDS encoding endonuclease III domain-containing protein → MPAAKHFKKKPFDIEEAIPLLREAVAPYPKAALFELAGEGHTSVFEILVACIISIRTRDETTLPVSRRLFAAAPRPADVAALSVKEIERLIYPSTFHDVKAGTIRTVARETVEKYDGVLPCDADELMKFKGVGPKCANLAVGITCGQMLTGVDIHVHRVTNRWGYVSAKTPEKTMDELHEKLPQHLRVEINALLVPFGKHICTGARPKCSSCPLLEMCQQVGVTRHE, encoded by the coding sequence ATGCCCGCTGCGAAACACTTCAAGAAGAAGCCGTTTGATATCGAAGAAGCGATCCCGCTCCTGCGAGAAGCGGTTGCCCCGTACCCGAAAGCCGCCCTCTTTGAACTCGCGGGCGAGGGCCATACTTCCGTCTTCGAGATCCTCGTCGCGTGCATCATCTCCATTCGCACGCGGGACGAAACGACACTTCCCGTGTCGCGTCGGTTGTTCGCGGCCGCACCGAGGCCCGCCGACGTTGCCGCGCTATCAGTAAAGGAAATCGAGCGCCTCATCTATCCCTCCACGTTCCACGACGTGAAGGCCGGGACCATTCGCACCGTCGCGCGCGAAACAGTCGAGAAGTATGACGGCGTGTTGCCGTGCGATGCCGACGAACTGATGAAGTTTAAGGGCGTCGGGCCAAAGTGTGCGAACCTCGCGGTCGGCATCACGTGCGGCCAGATGCTCACGGGTGTGGACATTCACGTTCACCGCGTCACGAACCGGTGGGGCTACGTGAGTGCGAAGACGCCAGAAAAGACGATGGACGAGCTACACGAGAAGCTCCCTCAACACTTGCGAGTCGAGATCAACGCGCTGCTCGTACCGTTCGGCAAGCACATCTGCACCGGCGCCCGGCCCAAGTGCTCGTCGTGCCCGTTGTTGGAAATGTGCCAGCAGGTGGGCGTCACACGACACGAATAA
- a CDS encoding M81 family metallopeptidase, with protein MRIAIGGFMHESNTFAPLPTDLRRFRDGSLTYGDPTVPVWQDAHHEVGGFIEGAGKFGYDLAPVAMAWATPAGPVTDEFFDHFTDALATGCKLARADGVLLALHGAMVTPKHPDADAEVLRRIRAALGPNVPIAVTLDFHGNVSPQMAETANILIGYQTYPHVDQRQRGLIAAQLLARAVKGEVRPVCHVAKPPMLLNLLGQDTSREPMAGLMRTAREMEQQPGILSVSLMAGFPYADVPDMGASVIVVADGNRTHAKAAADELANAMWSVREQLNVPCPRPEAAVHMALTSTKLPALLVDLGDNIGGGSAGDGTVLLAELLKQHAKGFVVVIHAPAAVEQAKSAGVGGTVDVTVGGSTGVLHGEPVRVRGMVRSLHEGKWTEVEPRHGGRRQNDQGHTAVIDLADGNQLVLNSLRMPPFSLGQLTSIGIDPKQARMIVVKAAVAYKAAYEPIGGEIIEVDTPGLTAINAARFEYKRIRRPMYPLD; from the coding sequence ATGCGAATCGCCATCGGCGGGTTCATGCACGAGTCGAACACCTTCGCTCCGCTCCCGACGGACCTCCGGCGGTTCCGCGACGGCAGCCTCACCTACGGCGATCCGACGGTCCCCGTCTGGCAGGACGCGCACCACGAGGTGGGCGGGTTCATCGAGGGCGCGGGTAAATTCGGGTACGACCTCGCTCCGGTCGCAATGGCCTGGGCGACCCCTGCGGGTCCGGTGACGGACGAGTTCTTCGATCACTTCACGGACGCACTGGCGACGGGGTGCAAGCTCGCCCGCGCCGACGGCGTGCTGCTCGCACTTCACGGCGCAATGGTCACGCCCAAGCACCCGGATGCGGACGCAGAAGTACTGCGCCGAATTCGGGCCGCACTCGGGCCGAACGTGCCGATCGCGGTGACGCTCGATTTCCACGGAAACGTTTCGCCGCAAATGGCCGAAACCGCGAACATCCTGATCGGCTACCAGACGTACCCGCACGTCGACCAGCGGCAGCGCGGGCTGATCGCGGCGCAGTTGCTCGCGCGGGCGGTGAAAGGCGAGGTGCGCCCGGTGTGCCACGTCGCCAAGCCGCCGATGCTCTTGAACCTGCTGGGGCAGGACACGAGCCGCGAGCCGATGGCCGGACTCATGCGCACGGCGCGCGAGATGGAGCAACAGCCCGGCATCCTCTCGGTGAGTTTGATGGCCGGCTTCCCCTACGCGGACGTGCCCGACATGGGCGCGAGCGTGATCGTGGTCGCCGACGGGAACCGCACCCACGCGAAGGCCGCGGCCGACGAACTCGCGAACGCGATGTGGTCCGTGCGCGAACAACTGAACGTCCCGTGCCCGCGCCCGGAAGCGGCCGTTCACATGGCGCTCACGAGCACGAAGTTACCGGCCCTGCTCGTCGACCTCGGCGACAACATCGGTGGCGGCTCCGCCGGTGACGGCACCGTGCTGCTCGCGGAGCTTCTGAAGCAGCACGCGAAGGGGTTCGTGGTCGTGATTCACGCGCCCGCGGCCGTTGAACAGGCTAAAAGCGCTGGAGTCGGCGGGACGGTCGATGTGACCGTCGGCGGTTCGACGGGGGTACTGCACGGCGAGCCGGTCCGCGTGCGCGGAATGGTGCGATCGCTCCACGAGGGGAAGTGGACGGAGGTCGAACCGCGGCACGGCGGGCGCCGGCAGAACGATCAGGGGCACACCGCCGTCATCGACCTCGCCGACGGCAACCAACTCGTGCTGAACTCGCTCCGCATGCCGCCCTTCAGCCTCGGGCAACTCACGAGCATCGGCATCGACCCGAAGCAGGCGCGCATGATCGTCGTGAAAGCCGCGGTCGCGTACAAGGCGGCGTATGAGCCGATCGGCGGCGAGATCATCGAAGTGGACACGCCCGGCCTCACCGCGATCAACGCGGCCCGGTTCGAGTACAAGCGCATCCGCCGACCGATGTACCCGCTCGATTAA
- a CDS encoding aspartate-semialdehyde dehydrogenase, which translates to MNVAVVGATGAVGDLIRKVLVERSFPIKSIKFLASEKSAGKPVEFAGKQYTVEPIRVEAFAGVQIVLSSTPGSVSKEFSPIAAKAGAIVVDNSSAWRMDPDCPLVVPEVNADQLHHIKKGIVANPNCVAIPLCVALKPLHDISPVKRIVVATYQSSSGKGAKGLVDFNAQVSAWAAGKPVPAPTAHRAQLAGNVITLDWTLDPNGFTEEENKVINETKKILGDATIGVSPTCVRVPVKVAHSEAVTVEFARPISVADARAALAKAPGVVFMDDVKGEFPQPIHAEGSDHTFVGRVRQDPSNPNALCLWVVADNLRKGAASNAVQCAEELVKRGIVK; encoded by the coding sequence GTGAACGTGGCGGTTGTCGGTGCGACGGGTGCCGTGGGCGATCTGATTCGGAAGGTGCTCGTGGAGCGCAGCTTCCCGATCAAATCGATCAAATTCCTGGCTTCCGAGAAGAGCGCTGGTAAACCCGTCGAGTTCGCGGGGAAACAGTACACCGTCGAGCCGATCCGCGTCGAGGCGTTCGCGGGCGTGCAGATCGTGCTCAGTAGCACCCCCGGTTCGGTGAGCAAGGAGTTCTCGCCGATCGCGGCCAAGGCCGGTGCGATCGTGGTGGACAACTCCTCCGCGTGGCGCATGGACCCGGACTGCCCGCTCGTGGTGCCGGAGGTGAACGCGGACCAGCTCCACCACATCAAGAAGGGGATCGTCGCGAACCCGAACTGCGTCGCGATCCCGCTCTGCGTGGCGCTCAAGCCGCTGCACGATATTTCGCCGGTGAAGCGCATCGTGGTAGCCACCTACCAGTCGTCCTCGGGCAAGGGCGCGAAGGGGCTGGTAGACTTCAACGCGCAAGTGAGCGCGTGGGCCGCGGGCAAGCCCGTGCCGGCGCCGACGGCACACCGCGCCCAGCTCGCGGGGAACGTCATCACGCTGGACTGGACGCTGGACCCGAACGGCTTCACGGAAGAAGAGAACAAGGTCATCAACGAAACGAAGAAGATCCTGGGCGACGCGACCATCGGCGTGAGCCCGACGTGCGTCCGCGTGCCGGTGAAGGTCGCACACAGTGAGGCGGTCACGGTCGAGTTCGCGCGCCCGATCTCGGTCGCCGACGCGCGGGCCGCGCTCGCGAAGGCCCCCGGCGTGGTGTTCATGGACGACGTGAAGGGCGAGTTCCCGCAACCGATCCACGCGGAGGGGAGCGACCACACGTTCGTCGGCCGCGTGCGCCAAGATCCGAGTAACCCGAACGCCCTGTGCCTGTGGGTCGTGGCCGACAACCTCCGCAAGGGCGCGGCGAGCAATGCCGTGCAGTGCGCGGAGGAACTCGTCAAGCGCGGCATCGTGAAGTGA
- the truA gene encoding tRNA pseudouridine(38-40) synthase TruA, which produces MRNLKLTIRYDGTDFFGWQTQPGQRTVQETIEKAIGEITRESRVRVNCSGRTDSGVHAVGQVANVYTASRLSCETLLKAINSKLPDDVNVREVVEAPQSFCANKDAVRKSYRYVVQDGRQQDPFLRKYAWFVRQNLDAEVMARAGRCLVGRHDFRCFETEWPNRLTSVRTITHLSVNRFGECIWIDVEANGFLYNMVRAIAGSLVQVGRGFWPETQIADVLRAMDRRLAGPTAPPEGLFLMRVTYHPCPT; this is translated from the coding sequence ATGCGCAACCTCAAACTCACCATCCGCTACGACGGGACGGATTTCTTCGGCTGGCAGACGCAGCCCGGTCAGCGCACGGTGCAGGAAACGATCGAGAAGGCCATCGGCGAGATCACCCGCGAGAGTCGCGTGCGCGTGAATTGTAGCGGGCGCACGGATTCCGGCGTCCACGCCGTCGGGCAAGTCGCCAACGTTTACACCGCGTCGCGGTTAAGCTGTGAGACGCTTCTCAAGGCGATCAACTCGAAGCTCCCGGACGATGTGAACGTTCGGGAGGTGGTCGAGGCGCCTCAAAGCTTCTGCGCGAACAAGGACGCCGTGCGGAAGTCCTACCGCTACGTCGTTCAAGACGGGCGGCAGCAAGACCCGTTTTTGCGCAAATACGCCTGGTTCGTTCGACAGAACCTCGATGCGGAAGTCATGGCACGCGCCGGGCGGTGCCTGGTCGGGCGCCACGACTTCCGCTGTTTCGAGACGGAGTGGCCGAACCGCCTCACGAGCGTGCGCACCATCACGCACCTGAGCGTGAACCGGTTCGGCGAGTGCATCTGGATCGACGTGGAGGCGAACGGCTTCCTCTATAACATGGTCCGGGCGATCGCGGGCAGCCTGGTGCAGGTCGGGCGCGGGTTCTGGCCCGAAACGCAGATCGCCGACGTGCTCCGGGCGATGGACCGCCGGCTCGCCGGCCCCACCGCGCCGCCCGAAGGCCTCTTCCTCATGCGTGTAACGTACCACCCATGTCCGACGTGA